The following coding sequences are from one Neurospora crassa OR74A linkage group I, whole genome shotgun sequence window:
- a CDS encoding secretory component protein shr3, which translates to MSESHWVDWNKNTQSKDYRGSGSFSTFIIIGPVCFFLGILFAQFPYDFPLLWTSEPVQATYYDFLETHVKFLHASPLIISRILNIVIFVGLLGFFMKLFRPAESNVLFDGASLILYVIGVGVYTSNIVKGMRTITAGIWDMEDFAGIKHDGPVSGEVILGREDTMKVLSASNTILAMVLVGVLVLQAGQWYAESKEKDDYAKGDKKEKKNDGQQQQQQQQQPQPVEEKKSQ; encoded by the exons ATGTCGGAGAGTCACTGGGTAGATTGGAACAAAAACACGCAGTCCAAGGACTATCGTGGTTCTGGTTCCTTCTCAACCTTCATTATCATCGGTC CCGTCTGTTTCTTCCTTGGCATACTCTTCGCGCAGTTTCCCTATGACTTCCCGTTGCTCTGGACCTCGGAGCCCGTTCAGGCAACGTACTACGACTTCCTCGAGACGCACGTCAAATTCCTGCACGCCTCACCTCTGATCATCTCGCGCATCCTCAACATTGTCATCTTCGTTGGCCTCCTCGGATTCTTCATGAAGCTCTTCCGACCGGCCGAATCCAACGTGCTGTTCGACGGCGCGTCGCTCATTCTGTACGTCATTGGAGTGGGCGTCTACACCAGCAACATCGTCAAGGGAATGCGCACCATCACTGCTGGCATCTGGGACATGGAAGACTTTGCTGGCATCAAGCACGACGGCCCCGTCTCGGGCGAGGTCATTCTCGGCAGGGAGGATACTATGAAGGTGCTCAGCGCCAGCAACACCATTTTGGCCATGGTGCTGGTGGGAGTCCTGGTCTTGCAGGCTGGCCAATGGTACGCCGAgtccaaggagaaggacgacTATGCCAAGGGCGataagaaggagaaaaagaatgatggccagcagcagcagcagcagcagcagcagccccagccagtggaagaaaagaagtcGCAGTAG
- a CDS encoding pyridoxal reductase: MVSFQGKQVGNIGFGLMGLTWRASKLSDEEIFAVIKAALDAGCNYFNGGEFYGPPDHNSLTVLKRYYDKYPEDVDKILLNVKGCMLPGLLADSSPEGVRASIENSVRLIGGKGRIDQFEAARKDPKVDIEVTMKAMSEHIQAGDIRGIALSEVSAQTIRRAAKVAKITAVEVELSIWNTEPLENGVLEACAELDIPVLAYSPLGKGFLTGQVKSFDDIPEGDFRRMLPRFQPEVFETNLRLVRKVEELAARRGCTPAQFAINWTLALSKRPGMPTIIPIPGASSPERVRENAVERELTEEDMADVERIFKEFAPVGDRYHKHGMELLDK, translated from the exons ATGGTGTCCTTTCAAGGAAAACAAGTCGGCAATATAGGCTTCGGCCTGATGG GCCTGACATGGCGAGCATCTAAGCTATCGGACGAGGAAATCTTTGCCGTCATCAAGGCCGCTCTCGATGCCGGCTGCAACTACTTCAACGGCGGCGAGTTCTACGGCCCTCCAGACCACAACTCGCTTACCGTGCTCAAGCGTTACTACGACAAATATCCAGAGGATGTAGACAAGATCCTCCTCAACGTCAAGGGCTGCATGCTTCCGGGCTTGCTGGCGGACTCCTCGCCTGAAGGTGTCCGGGCCAGTATTGAGAACTCGGTCCGCCTGATCGGGGGCAAGGGAAGGATCGATCAGTTCGAGGCGGCCCGAAAAGACCCCAAGGTGGACATTGAAGTGACCATGAAGGCCATGAGCGAGCACATTCAGGCCGGGGATATCAGGGGCATTGCGCTGAGCGAGGTCAGCGCCCAAACGATCCGTCGAGCTGCAAAGGTGGCCAAGATCACGGCCGTTGAGGTGGAGCTGTCCATCTGGAATACCGAGCCTCTCGAGAACGGCGTGCTTGAGGCTTGCGCCGAGCTTGATATTCCTGTTCTTGCATACA GCCCACTTGGCAAGGGCTTCTTGACTGGGCAAGTCAAGTCCTTTGACGATATCCCCGAGGGAGACTTCCGGAGGATGTTGCCTCGATTCCAGCCTGAAGTTTTTGAGACCAATCTTCGACTAGTTCGGAAGGTAGAGGAGCTCGCGGCGAGAAGAGGATGTACACCAGCTCAATTCGCCATCAACTGGACATTGGCCCTTTCGAAACGGCCTGGGATGCCGACGATCATCCCCATCCCTGGTGCCTCATCGCCGGAACGCGTTCGCGAGAATGCTGTGGAGAGAGAGCTGACAGAGGAGGATATGGCTGATGTGGAAAGGATCTTTAAGGAATTCGCTCCGGTAGGCGACAGATACCACAAGCACGGCATGGAGCTCCTCGACAAATGA
- the stk-9 gene encoding serine/threonine protein kinase-9, translating to MAQVVSDFIYWLGNCMVCFPGSPTLKINNRSFKILRLLGEGGFSYVYLVQDTSTSELLALKKIRCPFGQESVAQAMHEVEAYKIFGNTPGIIHHVDYSIATERGSEGQDKTVYVLLPYYRRGNLQDMINANLVNHTRFPEKRLMMLFLGVCKALRGMHKYKGGAGGDTSGESMEVPGAAGKRKSKTRQAAVGGADEDDETEQQVPLIEEEGRLPGSGETRSYAHRDIKPGNIMISDSGRDPILMDLGSIAVSPLPITSRSLAIATQDTAAEHSTMPYRAPELFDVKTGTIIDTKVDIWSLGCTLYACLVGKSPFEMRSDETGGSLSICVLSGDWRFPDEGPGQTKGKGKAGAGGGAGGDSTATNKDDENYISEPIRDVVRRCLRVEPAERPDIDELIELVERVVEELPEDTA from the exons ATGGCGCAAGTAGTTTCAGACTTTATATACTGGCTGGGCAACTGCATGGTCTGCTTTCCCGGCTCCCCCACGCTCAAGATCAACAATAGGAGCTTCAAGATCTTGCGCTTACTAGGCGAG GGCGGCTTCTCCTACGTCTACCTTGTCCAAGACACATCGACAAGCGAGCTCCTCGCCCTAAAAAAGATTCGATGCCCGTTCGGTCAAGAATCCGTCGCCCAAGCTATGCACGAAGTAGAAGCCTACAAGATTTTCGGCAACACGCCTGGAATCATCCACCACGTCGACTACAGCATCGCCACGGAACGCGGCAGCGAAGGGCAGGACAAAACCGTCTACGTCCTGTTGCCGTATTACCGGCGCGGCAACCTGCAGGATATGATCAATGCGAACTTGGTAAACCACACGCGCTTCCCGGAGAAGAGGCTCATGATGCTTTTCCTGGGAGTGTGCAAGGCGCTAAGAGGGATGCACAAGTACAAAGGTGGCGCAGGGGGGGACACAAGCGGGGAGTCAATGGAAGTGCCGGGAGCAGCAGGAAAGAGAAAATCAAAGACCAGGCAGGCGGCAGTGGGAGGTgcggatgaggatgatgagacgGAGCAACAAGTGCCGCTgatcgaagaggaaggacgCTTGCCTGGGTCAGGCGAGACGAGGAGCTACGCGCATAGGGATATCAAGCCTG GCAACATTATGATCTCCGACTCTGGCCGCGACCCAATCCTCATGGACCTCGGCTCCATCGCCGTCTCTCCCCTTCCCATCACATCTCGCTCCCTCGCCATAGCTACCCAGGATACAGCAGCCGAACACTCCACCATGCCTTATCGCGCTCCCGAACTCTTCGATGTCAAGACCGGCACCATTATCGATACCAAGGTGGACATCTGGTCGCTCGGCTGTACCCTCTACGCCTGCCTGGTCGGCAAGTCGCCCTTTGAGATGCGCAGTGACGAGACCGGTGGCAGCTTGAGCATCTGCGTACTGAGTGGCGACTGGAGGTTCCCTGACGAGGGGCCCGGACagaccaagggcaagggcaaggcggGTGCGGGAGGAGGTGCGGGTGGTGATAGTACGGCAACCAACAAGGACGATGAGAACTATATTAGCGAGCCGATAAGGGATGTGGTGAGGAGATGTTTGAGGGTCGAACCCGCAGAGAGGCCAGATATCGATGAGCTGATCGAGCTGGTAGaaagggtggtggaggagttgCCCGAAGATACCGCTTGA
- a CDS encoding DNA-binding protein SMUBP-2, variant, whose translation MAPSQTVDIPSFASTQLTLLSSELAAEIAENSELIGLHTPTALQRAGLALTNLVVNAQRTGYGGKTVLELGPDSATVTITSSSSSSSSGQKGGGYDGPELPEHGIRTGDIVVVSEQPAGSAKKREVRELEKKGAKGVVTRVGRGVVGVALDEDKGEENVVGTGGLGGSGRVWMVKLADDVTYRRMNGTMEKLQKMSESEHSMFIRVLFGQSSPSPVPADLTNDPEVGNIDWVDPTLNDSQKDAIRFALASREIALIHGPPGTGKTHTLIELILQLLRRDLRILVCGPSNISVDNIVERLSPHKLPILRLGHPARLLPSVLSHSLDILTTTSDAGAIVKDVRAEMDAKQASIRKTRNGRERRAIYAELKELRKEYRERERRCVSDLVGRSKVVLATLHGAGGYQLKNEEFDVVIIDEASQALEAQCWVPLLWAKKAVLAGDHLQLPPTIKSLNSRAATTKEKKEGQTLETTLFDRLLTLHGPSIKRMLTTQYRMHEKIMRFPSDELYESKLVAAEHVRERLLKDLPYEGVEANDDTTEPLIFIDTQGGDFPEKNEEELDGNGSTDKKKVIRSLHGESKSNEMEAALVRQHVRGLIKAGVRPDDIAVVTPYNAQLSILAPLKDEFPGIELGSVDGFQGREKEAVIVSLVRSNDEGEVGFLGEKRRLNVAMTRPKRSLTVIGDSETVKKGSTFLKRWMEFLEENADLRYPDVSSLALDS comes from the exons ATGGCTCCCTCACAGACAGTCGACATcccctccttcgcctccaCCCAActcaccctcctctcctccgaGCTCGCCGCCGAAATCGCTGAGAACTCCGAGCTCATCGGGCTGCACACGCCCACCGCCCTGCAGCGCGCCGGCCTGGCCCTGACCAACCTAGTCGTCAATGCCCAGCGGACCGGCTATGGCGGAAAGACCGTGTTGGAACTCGGGCCCGATTCTGCTACTGTTACTatcacttcttcttcttcttcttcatcgtcagGCCAGAAGGGTGGGGGCTATGATGGACCGGAATTACCAGAACATGGAATTCGGACGGGCGATATCGTGGTAGTGTCTGAGCAGCCGGCTGGGAGCGCAAAGAAGCGAGAGGTCAGGGAattggagaagaagggcgcgAAGGGGGTGGTGACGAGGGTGGGCAGGGGTGTGGTGGGTGTGGCGCTGGATGAGGataagggggaggagaatgTAGTTGGGACGGGGGGTTTGGGGGGCAGTGGGAGGGTTTGGATGGTTAAGTTGGCTGATGATGTTACTTATAGGAG GATGAACGGAACCATGGAGAAGCTTCAGAAGATGAGCGAGTCGGAACACTCCATGTTCATCCGAGTCCTCTTCGGACAGTCATCACCCTCACCTGTCCCGGCGGATCTAACTAATGACCCAGAGGTTGGCAACATTGATTGGGTTGATCCTACTTTGAACGACTCACAAAAGGATGCTATTAGGTTTGCACTAGCATCGAGGGAGATAGCTCTCATCCATGGTCCTCCCGGG ACTGGCAAAACACACACTCTGATCGAACTAatcctccaactcctccgcCGAGACCTCCGTATCCTCGTCTGCGGTCCCTCCAACATCTCCGTCGACAACATCGTCGAGCGACTCTCGCCACACAAACTGCCCATCCTCCGCCTCGGCCATCCAGCCCGCCTTCTCCCCTCCGTCCTCTCGCACTCGCTCGACATTCTCACCACGACCTCGGACGCCGGGGCCATCGTCAAAGACGTGCGCGCCGAGATGGACGCCAAGCAGGCCTCGATCCGCAAGACGCGCAATGGTCGCGAGCGCCGAGCCATCTACGCAGAGCTGAAGGAGCTGCGCAAGGAGTACCGTGAGCGGGAGCGGCGATGCGTGAGCGACCTGGTAGGCAGGAGCAAAGTTGTGCTGGCGACACTGCATGGCGCGGGGGGATACCAGCTTAAGAACGAGGAGTTTGACGTGGTGATCATCGACGAGGCAAGCCAAGCACTGGAGGCACAGTGTTGGGTGCCCCTGCTGTGGGCGAAGAAGGCGGTGTTGGCTGGTGATCACTTGCAGCTGCCGCCGACAATCAAATCGTTGAACTCGAGGGCTGCCACTacaaaggagaagaaggagggccaGACGCTGGAGACGACACTGTTTGACAGACTACTGACCCTGCATGGCCCCTCAATCAAGAGGATGCTTACCACGCAGTACCGTATGCACGAGAAGATTATGCGGTTCCCGTCGGACGAGCTTTACGAGTCTAAGCTGGTGGCGGCCGAGCATGTCAGGGAGCGCTTGCTCAAGGACTTGCCGTACGAGGGGGTGGAGGCCAATGACGACACCACCGAGCCACTGATTTTCATTGATACACAGGGCGGTGACTTCCCGGAGAAgaacgaggaggagctggacgGTAACGGATCAACAGACAAAAAGAAGGTCATTAGAAGTCTTCATGGCGAGAGTAAAAGCAATGAGATGGAGGCGGCGCTTGTAAGACAGCATGTGCGTGGCCTGATCAAGGCGGGAGTCAGACCGGATGACATTGCGGTTGTGACGCCGTATAATGCTCAg CTCTCCATCCTGGCACCCCTAAAGGACGAGTTTCCCGGTATTGAGCTCGGCAGTGTGGACGGATTCCAAGGAAGAGAGAAGGAGGCAGTTATCGTTAGCCTTGTCCGCAGCAACGACGAAGGCGAAGTCGGTTTCTTGGGCGAGAAACGACGGCTGAACGTTGCCATGACGCGGCCGAAGAGGTCGTTGACAGTCATTGGAGACTCGGAGACAGTCAAGAA GGGCAGCACATTTCtgaagagatggatggagtTTTTGGAAGAGAATGCCGACTTGAGGTATCCAGACGTTTCGAGCTTGGCGTTGGATTCATGA
- a CDS encoding DNA-binding protein SMUBP-2, protein MAPSQTVDIPSFASTQLTLLSSELAAEIAENSELIGLHTPTALQRAGLALTNLVVNAQRTGYGGKTVLELGPDSATVTITSSSSSSSSGQKGGGYDGPELPEHGIRTGDIVVVSEQPAGSAKKREVRELEKKGAKGVVTRVGRGVVGVALDEDKGEENVVGTGGLGGSGRVWMVKLADDVTYRRMNGTMEKLQKMSESEHSMFIRVLFGQSSPSPVPADLTNDPEVGNIDWVDPTLNDSQKDAIRFALASREIALIHGPPGVCLYVPSPQSVAYMSNPPLQTGKTHTLIELILQLLRRDLRILVCGPSNISVDNIVERLSPHKLPILRLGHPARLLPSVLSHSLDILTTTSDAGAIVKDVRAEMDAKQASIRKTRNGRERRAIYAELKELRKEYRERERRCVSDLVGRSKVVLATLHGAGGYQLKNEEFDVVIIDEASQALEAQCWVPLLWAKKAVLAGDHLQLPPTIKSLNSRAATTKEKKEGQTLETTLFDRLLTLHGPSIKRMLTTQYRMHEKIMRFPSDELYESKLVAAEHVRERLLKDLPYEGVEANDDTTEPLIFIDTQGGDFPEKNEEELDGNGSTDKKKVIRSLHGESKSNEMEAALVRQHVRGLIKAGVRPDDIAVVTPYNAQLSILAPLKDEFPGIELGSVDGFQGREKEAVIVSLVRSNDEGEVGFLGEKRRLNVAMTRPKRSLTVIGDSETVKKGSTFLKRWMEFLEENADLRYPDVSSLALDS, encoded by the exons ATGGCTCCCTCACAGACAGTCGACATcccctccttcgcctccaCCCAActcaccctcctctcctccgaGCTCGCCGCCGAAATCGCTGAGAACTCCGAGCTCATCGGGCTGCACACGCCCACCGCCCTGCAGCGCGCCGGCCTGGCCCTGACCAACCTAGTCGTCAATGCCCAGCGGACCGGCTATGGCGGAAAGACCGTGTTGGAACTCGGGCCCGATTCTGCTACTGTTACTatcacttcttcttcttcttcttcatcgtcagGCCAGAAGGGTGGGGGCTATGATGGACCGGAATTACCAGAACATGGAATTCGGACGGGCGATATCGTGGTAGTGTCTGAGCAGCCGGCTGGGAGCGCAAAGAAGCGAGAGGTCAGGGAattggagaagaagggcgcgAAGGGGGTGGTGACGAGGGTGGGCAGGGGTGTGGTGGGTGTGGCGCTGGATGAGGataagggggaggagaatgTAGTTGGGACGGGGGGTTTGGGGGGCAGTGGGAGGGTTTGGATGGTTAAGTTGGCTGATGATGTTACTTATAGGAG GATGAACGGAACCATGGAGAAGCTTCAGAAGATGAGCGAGTCGGAACACTCCATGTTCATCCGAGTCCTCTTCGGACAGTCATCACCCTCACCTGTCCCGGCGGATCTAACTAATGACCCAGAGGTTGGCAACATTGATTGGGTTGATCCTACTTTGAACGACTCACAAAAGGATGCTATTAGGTTTGCACTAGCATCGAGGGAGATAGCTCTCATCCATGGTCCTCCCGGGGTATGTTTATACGTTCCCTCCCCGCAGTCAGTCGCTTATATGTCTAATCCACCATTACAGACTGGCAAAACACACACTCTGATCGAACTAatcctccaactcctccgcCGAGACCTCCGTATCCTCGTCTGCGGTCCCTCCAACATCTCCGTCGACAACATCGTCGAGCGACTCTCGCCACACAAACTGCCCATCCTCCGCCTCGGCCATCCAGCCCGCCTTCTCCCCTCCGTCCTCTCGCACTCGCTCGACATTCTCACCACGACCTCGGACGCCGGGGCCATCGTCAAAGACGTGCGCGCCGAGATGGACGCCAAGCAGGCCTCGATCCGCAAGACGCGCAATGGTCGCGAGCGCCGAGCCATCTACGCAGAGCTGAAGGAGCTGCGCAAGGAGTACCGTGAGCGGGAGCGGCGATGCGTGAGCGACCTGGTAGGCAGGAGCAAAGTTGTGCTGGCGACACTGCATGGCGCGGGGGGATACCAGCTTAAGAACGAGGAGTTTGACGTGGTGATCATCGACGAGGCAAGCCAAGCACTGGAGGCACAGTGTTGGGTGCCCCTGCTGTGGGCGAAGAAGGCGGTGTTGGCTGGTGATCACTTGCAGCTGCCGCCGACAATCAAATCGTTGAACTCGAGGGCTGCCACTacaaaggagaagaaggagggccaGACGCTGGAGACGACACTGTTTGACAGACTACTGACCCTGCATGGCCCCTCAATCAAGAGGATGCTTACCACGCAGTACCGTATGCACGAGAAGATTATGCGGTTCCCGTCGGACGAGCTTTACGAGTCTAAGCTGGTGGCGGCCGAGCATGTCAGGGAGCGCTTGCTCAAGGACTTGCCGTACGAGGGGGTGGAGGCCAATGACGACACCACCGAGCCACTGATTTTCATTGATACACAGGGCGGTGACTTCCCGGAGAAgaacgaggaggagctggacgGTAACGGATCAACAGACAAAAAGAAGGTCATTAGAAGTCTTCATGGCGAGAGTAAAAGCAATGAGATGGAGGCGGCGCTTGTAAGACAGCATGTGCGTGGCCTGATCAAGGCGGGAGTCAGACCGGATGACATTGCGGTTGTGACGCCGTATAATGCTCAg CTCTCCATCCTGGCACCCCTAAAGGACGAGTTTCCCGGTATTGAGCTCGGCAGTGTGGACGGATTCCAAGGAAGAGAGAAGGAGGCAGTTATCGTTAGCCTTGTCCGCAGCAACGACGAAGGCGAAGTCGGTTTCTTGGGCGAGAAACGACGGCTGAACGTTGCCATGACGCGGCCGAAGAGGTCGTTGACAGTCATTGGAGACTCGGAGACAGTCAAGAA GGGCAGCACATTTCtgaagagatggatggagtTTTTGGAAGAGAATGCCGACTTGAGGTATCCAGACGTTTCGAGCTTGGCGTTGGATTCATGA